The Verrucomicrobiia bacterium sequence TCTCCGTAGTTCAATCCGAAGGGGTCTCGTTCAGAAACCGGGCGGCATCCTCCGGCGAGGTGGGGTTGATGTAAAACCCGGTTCCCCACTCGAACCCCGCCACCTTGGTCAACTTGGGGATGATTTCAATGTGCCAGTGGTAGAGCGCCTCGTGGTGATTGCCGACCGGCCCGGTGTGCACCATATAGTTGTAGGGAGGCTCGGAAAGGGATTTCGCCAGCCGCCGCAAAACGTCCCGCAGAATCTGGGCCATCGCCGGAAAGCTCTCCTTGTCGTGGTTTTCAAACAAATCGTTGTGCACTTTTGGCAGAATCCAAGTCTCGAACGGAAAGCGGGGGGCGAACGGCTCGACCGCCGCAAAATCGGCGTTTTCCCCCACCACCCGCACCCGCTCCTCCAGTTCCTGCCGCAAAATGTCGCAGAAAACGCAACGTTCTTTGTACTCGTAGTACTTCTGGGACCCTTCCAGCTCGTCCAAAACCTGCTTGGGGACCACCGGCGTGGCGATGAGCTGGCTGTGGGAATGCTCCAAGGATGCCCCGGCGGCGTCCCCCTGATTTTTGAAAACCATCATATAGCGGAAGCGGGGGTCTTTCTTCAAGTCCAAAATCCGCTCCCGGTAGGCCCAGAGGACATCCTGCACCTGTCGAATGTCCAGATCGGCCAGTTCCTTCGTATGATCGGGCGTTTCGATGATTACCTCATGGGCGCCGATGCCGTTCATCCGGTCAAATATCCCCTTTCCCTCGCGGTTCAGATTCCCCTCGATTTTCAAGGCCGGAAACTTGTTCGGCACCACCCGCAGCTTCCAGCCGGAAGCGTTGGGGCGGCTGCCGTCCGGGCGGAAGGCCACGATTTCGGGCGGCGTCTGGCCCTCGTTGCCGGGGCAGAAGGGGCATTTCTTCGGGTCTCCGGCCCGTTTCGGTATGGGAGGAAAGTCGGAAGGACGCTTGCCGCGCTCGGTGGAAATGATCACCCACCGGCCGGAG is a genomic window containing:
- the galT gene encoding galactose-1-phosphate uridylyltransferase, which produces MPELRKDPISGRWVIISTERGKRPSDFPPIPKRAGDPKKCPFCPGNEGQTPPEIVAFRPDGSRPNASGWKLRVVPNKFPALKIEGNLNREGKGIFDRMNGIGAHEVIIETPDHTKELADLDIRQVQDVLWAYRERILDLKKDPRFRYMMVFKNQGDAAGASLEHSHSQLIATPVVPKQVLDELEGSQKYYEYKERCVFCDILRQELEERVRVVGENADFAAVEPFAPRFPFETWILPKVHNDLFENHDKESFPAMAQILRDVLRRLAKSLSEPPYNYMVHTGPVGNHHEALYHWHIEIIPKLTKVAGFEWGTGFYINPTSPEDAARFLNETPSD